The Spirosoma foliorum genome has a window encoding:
- a CDS encoding fumarylacetoacetate hydrolase family protein, giving the protein MKLYKTRSGIVAEFENQFYSILAEDWDELINRDNLHDFLVTSTAISQPSEEYQAWTQTSLLAPIGRQEVWASGVTYLRSRNARMEESKKSGGDNFYDRVYDADRPELFFKATPERVVGPGADVRIRADSTWNVPEPELTLFITSSGKIVGYTCGNDMSSRSIEGENPLYLPQAKSYDGSAALGPCLYVPQTPIAPETQIRLEIIRDQQAVFTNSIAINQMKRQHTELVEFLYRECSFAQGCFLMTGTGIVPPDDFTLRSGDEISISIDEIGTLTNIVA; this is encoded by the coding sequence ATGAAACTCTACAAAACCCGCTCCGGTATCGTCGCAGAATTTGAAAATCAGTTTTATTCCATCCTCGCTGAGGATTGGGATGAATTGATCAATCGCGATAATTTGCATGACTTTTTAGTCACTTCGACTGCCATTTCTCAACCGTCAGAAGAATATCAAGCCTGGACCCAAACCAGCTTACTAGCCCCCATTGGACGGCAGGAAGTATGGGCATCGGGAGTTACCTATCTGCGTAGCCGTAACGCCCGGATGGAAGAATCCAAAAAATCGGGGGGCGACAATTTCTATGATCGCGTTTACGATGCCGACCGCCCCGAACTGTTCTTCAAAGCTACGCCCGAACGGGTTGTCGGGCCTGGTGCCGACGTTCGTATCCGCGCCGATTCGACCTGGAATGTGCCCGAACCTGAACTGACGTTGTTTATTACATCGTCGGGTAAAATTGTGGGGTATACTTGTGGCAATGACATGAGTTCGCGAAGCATTGAGGGCGAAAACCCGTTGTATTTACCTCAGGCAAAGAGTTATGATGGAAGTGCCGCTTTAGGTCCATGCTTGTATGTTCCGCAAACGCCAATCGCTCCCGAAACGCAAATTCGGCTGGAAATCATCCGGGATCAACAGGCTGTTTTTACAAATAGTATCGCCATTAACCAGATGAAACGGCAACACACAGAACTCGTGGAATTTCTCTATCGAGAATGTTCGTTCGCGCAGGGGTGTTTCCTGATGACAGGCACTGGTATTGTTCCACCCGATGATTTTACGCTACGTTCTGGCGACGAAATCAGCATTAGTATTGATGAAATCGGAACATTGACGAATATAGTTGCTTAA
- the recO gene encoding DNA repair protein RecO, with protein MLQKTRGLALSYLRYRETSIIARIYTEEFGLQSYIVNSVRTARSKNNKIALFQPLTLLDMVVYNKDDRDLHRLSEVKTSYPFQSLPFEVAKSTIAMFVTEMLNKVLKEEASSPQLFRFLVDSVLFLEEARTNYENFHLAFLLKLSFFLGFGPESAREFDDQLRENSYPFLPDNEMETALNIMLRYPLGTPIKLQRSSRNELLDALVAYYQIHIDSVGEVKSLPVLREVLG; from the coding sequence ATGCTGCAAAAAACCCGGGGTCTTGCCCTTAGCTACCTTCGTTACCGCGAAACGTCGATCATCGCCCGCATCTACACCGAAGAATTCGGCTTACAGAGTTATATTGTCAATAGTGTCCGTACGGCCCGAAGCAAGAATAACAAAATAGCGTTGTTTCAACCGTTAACGTTGCTGGATATGGTCGTTTACAACAAGGATGATCGCGACCTGCACCGGCTTTCGGAGGTTAAAACCAGCTACCCATTTCAAAGCTTACCATTCGAAGTTGCGAAGTCAACCATCGCGATGTTCGTGACGGAAATGCTTAACAAAGTGTTGAAGGAAGAAGCCAGCAGTCCGCAGCTGTTTCGATTTCTGGTCGATTCGGTTCTATTCCTGGAAGAAGCCCGAACAAACTACGAAAATTTCCACCTTGCTTTTTTACTCAAGTTGTCGTTTTTCTTAGGATTTGGCCCAGAATCGGCCCGCGAATTTGACGATCAGCTTCGCGAAAATTCATACCCATTCCTGCCAGACAATGAAATGGAAACGGCGCTGAATATCATGCTACGCTACCCACTCGGAACGCCCATTAAACTCCAGCGATCGTCAAGAAATGAGCTACTGGATGCGTTAGTGGCGTACTACCAAATTCACATTGATTCAGTAGGCGAAGTAAAATCGCTGCCAGTGTTGAGAGAAGTGTTGGGGTAA
- the lptB gene encoding LPS export ABC transporter ATP-binding protein produces MLLRTENLIKKYGSRLVNNNVSYQVETGEIVGLLGPNGAGKTTSFYMAVGLVKPNSGKVFIDDLDVTDLPMYKRARLGLGYLAQEASVFRDLSVEENVLAVLEMTSLPKKQQKEKVEELLEEFSLTHVRKSKGKVLSGGERRRTEIARALAVDPKFILLDEPFAGVDPIAVEDIQSIVAKLKHRNIGILITDHNVNETLSITDRAYLLFEGKILKQGTAEDLANDDQVRRVYLGQHFELKRKI; encoded by the coding sequence ATGCTTCTCAGAACAGAAAATTTAATTAAGAAATACGGGTCGCGGTTGGTCAACAACAATGTGTCTTACCAAGTTGAAACGGGAGAAATTGTTGGGCTGCTTGGACCCAATGGTGCAGGTAAAACAACGTCGTTCTATATGGCTGTTGGACTGGTAAAGCCCAACAGCGGTAAGGTTTTTATTGATGATTTAGACGTAACCGACTTGCCCATGTACAAGCGGGCACGGCTTGGTTTGGGATACCTGGCGCAGGAAGCGTCCGTTTTTCGTGATTTGAGCGTTGAGGAAAATGTGTTGGCAGTGCTTGAAATGACGTCGTTGCCGAAGAAGCAACAAAAAGAAAAAGTAGAGGAACTGCTGGAAGAGTTCAGTCTTACGCACGTTCGGAAGAGTAAAGGCAAGGTGCTTTCTGGTGGTGAACGTCGACGCACTGAAATTGCTCGCGCGCTAGCCGTTGATCCTAAATTTATTCTTCTAGATGAGCCTTTCGCGGGCGTTGACCCAATTGCGGTTGAAGATATTCAGAGCATTGTTGCCAAATTGAAGCACCGCAACATTGGTATCCTTATAACGGATCACAACGTAAACGAAACCCTCTCCATCACCGACCGGGCGTACTTGTTATTCGAAGGTAAAATTCTAAAACAGGGTACTGCCGAAGATCTAGCCAATGACGATCAGGTTCGGCGGGTTTATCTGGGACAGCATTTTGAATTGAAACGTAAGATTTAG